Part of the Osmia bicornis bicornis chromosome 7, iOsmBic2.1, whole genome shotgun sequence genome, gttgcatatatccaagcgaggtgtcgattctgcgtccgtacaaatcgtttgtaccgtgccgcgttacctattctacgttcgtacacaacatgcgacgtgttgcatgttgcatgttgcgtgtttcatgtatctttggtgtacggcctgtcttatacatatgtagtcGAGGTGCCAATtctatattgtttattttattattattgtttatttattctattatcattctgttattactgttagcttgtaaattactttaattttcaatgggAAGAACCTGTCCGGTTTCATGGAAATCACGGGCTGttcctaacatcataaagcacCTAATTTTCAGTCCGTAGTTCCGCTGCTTAGAAATATTCTGAACTGAACCGTGGCAACAATAAGTTTATGAAGCCATCGACCAGTTTAGTACTTTgctagaaatattttcatgttGATTGTCTACCTCTATTGCCTCGGGATtcgtatatttcattttcggGTTCTTTATTCTCAATATGTTTTGTCAAACTCGAAACACTTCCTCAGTTTATTGCCCACCACGGTCACTTCGCAGCCACCTGGAATTTCCTCGACGTCACAGGGGTAGCATCGCTACCTGAGATTACCGTTAGTCGAAGGCGGTGACTATCATACCACCACTGCGAAATATGTTTAACCAATGACAAAAATCAGGGGAAACCGATTGTACCAATCCGAGTAGGGCACCCCCGCCAAAATCACCCCGTCCGAGGTGacttaaatgaaaaaaattgttaccCGGCACCAGAATCGATCGAACTGTCGATATCAAGTAAAAGTTGCAAGTGTTTAATATGTCTGCCAGAAAGAGGATAAATTTGTCCTTAGAGGATCGTTTGAAAGTGTTGGAAGATTTGAAACATTTTAGTATTTCGCTTGTTGcgaaaaaatataatgttaaCCGATCAACGATTTGGAGGATCAAAAATAATGCACCAAAAGTGATGGAGTTTGTGGACAAAGGGAAGATCCAGCGAAAACGAAGAAGAGTGAAACCATCGTTATATGATGCATTGGAGCAAAGTTTGCTGGCATGGTTTATTGAAAGAAGAACTGTTGGTGATTTTATATCCAATGACGTAATTATGCAAAAAGCAAGGGAATTGAAGGACAGTATGGGGTTGCCGTTGGATTTTAAAGTTAGTAGGGGCTGGTTAGATGGATTCAAAAAAAGACATAATATAGCTTTAGTGAAAGTGTACGGGGAAAGTGCAAGTGCTGATGAAGATGCCGCGATAAGATTTTgtaatgattttataaaattactgGAAGAAGATGATAGTATAAATATAGATAATATCTATAATATGGATGAAGCTGGTCTTTTATGGAAAGCCTTACCATCAAAGACCTtgatagaaagaaaagaaaaggtcGTAAAGGGGTATAAAAGCCGCAAGGAGCGAATCACGGTGGCACTATGTGCAAATGCATCTGGGACGCACAAGTTGATGCCCctagttattaataaatttgaaaatccgAGAGCTCTGAAGCATTGTAAAAGTAATCTTCCCGTCATCTTCAAATCTCAAAAGAATGCGTGGATGACACAAGTATTGTTTCGTGATTggtatgaaaattattttaagccCAGTGTACGGGCATACCAGCTAAACAAAGGAGTGACTGGAaaagttattttattattggaCAATTGCGCAGGACATACAGTGCCGCCTGAATTATTGGATGCagataatttcaaaattatgtATCTCCCGCCAAATACCACCAGCTTAATTCAACCCATGGACCAGGGCATAATAGCTAAACTCAAATGTCTGTATCGCCATAAAACATTAAGAAAAACTATTACTTACCCATGCGGAATAAGTAAATTCCAGAAGCAGTTTACATTAAAAGATTGCATAGAAATACTGCACG contains:
- the LOC123987982 gene encoding jerky protein homolog-like: MEFVDKGKIQRKRRRVKPSLYDALEQSLLAWFIERRTVGDFISNDVIMQKARELKDSMGLPLDFKVSRGWLDGFKKRHNIALVKVYGESASADEDAAIRFCNDFIKLLEEDDSINIDNIYNMDEAGLLWKALPSKTLIERKEKVVKGYKSRKERITVALCANASGTHKLMPLVINKFENPRALKHCKSNLPVIFKSQKNAWMTQVLFRDWYENYFKPSVRAYQLNKGVTGKVILLLDNCAGHTVPPELLDADNFKIMYLPPNTTSLIQPMDQGIIAKLKCLYRHKTLRKTITYPCGISKFQKQFTLKDCIEILHESWSEVSANNIINSWKKIIPSQEDWYQRAMREDISSFTGDTYSHRDITEFLSICEQEERRTHTDEGDEEMQEDEEMQEDEEMQEDEEIQENVEEEVNKQEERQRLYERLEQDLSQEAPFLQKFFKVIKDQVLGTDD